TTCTCCCCGAAGACCCGGATCCACGTGCGGTCCTGCCGGTCCTGGCTGCAGGTCGTCGCGTAGAAGTGGAGCCTGGTCGGCGATCGGCCCTCCAGTTCCGCTACCGCGCACACCAGGTCCTCCATCTCCAGGGTGCGCACCGGGTGGGCGCGATAGAGCGCGGCGCTGGCGCGCCGAGCGACGGACAGAGTCGGGGCTGGCGACGTGTTCGCCAGCATCAGGGCCGCGGCTATGGTATGGCTGCCCTGGTTGTACATCACTCCGTCGCGGCACCATCTGCCATCCACCCGGGCGCGGCCGGCCCACTTGGCGCGGCGATAATAGGCGTCGGCGCGATACCAGGTGATGACCGCCACCACCTCGCGGATGCGCCCCAGCTCGCCGCGGGCAATGCTGCGTTTGAGCGCGATGCAGGCGGAGGTGGCGAGGGGGTTGAAGCCGACGGCCACCACCTTTCGCGCGTTGCGCTGCGCTTGGAGCATGCGGCCGGCGTCGCTGACCGAACTCGCCGCCGGCTTCTCCACGAACACGTGCAGTCCGCGCTCGAGGGCAGCGATGGTCATCGGGGCGTGCCAGTGGTGGGGCGTGCAGATGAACGCCACATCGGCCTCGACCGCGCGGAAGGCCTGGCGGTAGTCCTTGAAAAAGGGGATGCCCAGCGCCTTGGTGTGCGCCAGGCTCGCGCGCACATCCGGCCGCCGGGGATATGCGTCACATACCGCCACCAGGTCAAAGCGTTCATTTGCCGTCAGGCTCGTCAGATGTCCGC
This window of the Armatimonadota bacterium genome carries:
- a CDS encoding Gfo/Idh/MocA family oxidoreductase, with the translated sequence MTKALRAVQVGVGGIGRGHLTSLTANERFDLVAVCDAYPRRPDVRASLAHTKALGIPFFKDYRQAFRAVEADVAFICTPHHWHAPMTIAALERGLHVFVEKPAASSVSDAGRMLQAQRNARKVVAVGFNPLATSACIALKRSIARGELGRIREVVAVITWYRADAYYRRAKWAGRARVDGRWCRDGVMYNQGSHTIAAALMLANTSPAPTLSVARRASAALYRAHPVRTLEMEDLVCAVAELEGRSPTRLHFYATTCSQDRQDRTWIRVFGEKGAATLGLHHLDLYDASTRAISPASVLSKHDNFYEAIVRGAIPYAPLEQAVKVTYTIDAIYRAARGRIQKVRWADLGDTSEIIARAAAQRCRFSEMDTAPPWAAPSR